The genomic interval GAGCATGCCGGCAGCGGCCGCCGGCAGCAGCAGGACGAGGCCGGCGGCAAGGCCGATCTGGCCGGCGACGGCGGCGATCTCGATGCCGAGCGCCTCGCGCCGCTCGGCTCGGTCCTCGGCGCGGATCAGCCGCGTGCCCGCGTCCTCGATGCCGGCCGCCGCCGCCTCCAGCCCGCCGTAGACGGCAAGGTCGCGCCGGCCGGCAACCAGATCGACGGTCCTCAGGCGCAACGCCTCGTGGGCGGCCTCGGCGCGGCGCGCGTCGCGGGCGAGCGCGCGCCCGACGCCGAGGCTCGCCGCGCCGGCGATCGGGGCCGTGGTGACGGCGACGGCGACCAGCGCGGCGGGCGCCAGCAGCAAGGCTGCGCCGGCGACGAGGGCGAGCGCCACCGCGGCGACGAAGGCCGGCACGACGAGGCGCAGGTAGACCCGGTCCATCTGGTCGATGTCGGCGGTCAGCCGGTTGAGCAGCCGGCCGCTGCGCGTCCTGCCGGGGCCCTCGGCGCGCGGGCGGGCGGCCAGGCCACGGAACAGCAGGGCACGCAGGCCGGCGAGGAAGCGGAAGGTGGCGTCGTGGGTGATCATGCGCTCGCCATAGCGCCCGGCGGTGCGGGCGATGGCGAAGGCGCGGATCAGCGCGCTCGGGGCGAAATAGTTGAGCGTCGCGCCGGCCAGACCGGCAACGGCGGCGGCGGTGATGAACCAGCCGGCGACGCCGAGCAGCGCCAGGCCGGCGAGCGCCGGCACCAGCGCCATGGCGAGGCCGAGCAGGAAGGCGCCCGGACTTTCGCGGTACTGCAGGCGGACGAGGGTGCGGATCGGCTTCATGACCGCCCCTCCTCCACCGCGCCGCCACCAACGCGAAGCAGCCGGCCGGGGCGCGCCAGCAGCACCGGATCGTGGCTGGCGATGATCACCGTGCGGTCCCGCGACAGCGCGTCGAGGCCGGCAATGACGCGCTCGGCGGTGTCGGCGTCGAGGCCGGCGGTCGGCTCGTCGGCGATCATCAGGCGGGCTTCGGTCCTCAGCGCGGCGCGGGCGAGCGCGATGCGGCGCGCCTCGCCGACCGACAGGCCGAAGCCGTCCTCGCCGATCCGGGTGTCGAGGCCGCGCGGCAGTTGCTCGACCAGCGCCCGGGCGCCGGCGAGGTCGAGGGCGGCGGCCAGTTCCGCCGCGCCGGCGTCAGGCCGGGCGCGCAAGAGGTTCGCCCGCAGCGAGCCGTAGAACAGCCGCGGCTCCTGGCTCAGCCAGGCGAGGTCGGCGCGCCAGCGGGCGAGGTCGAGGCCGGCGAGGTCCTCGCCGTCGACGGTGACGCGCCCGGCCTCCGGGCGGTGCAAGCCGAGCAGGCAGTCGAGCAGGGTCGTCTTGCCGGCGCCGGAGCGGCCCTCAAGCAGCACCCGCTCGCCGGGCGCGACCGCGAAGGAGACGCGGTCGAGGATCGCGGCTCCACCGAGGCGGAGCGTGACCGCCTCGAAGCCGATCGCGGCCGGGCCGGGCCGGTCGCGGCGGATCGTAACAACGGGTCGGCTGGTTTCAGGCGTCATGTCGGAGAGTTTCCGGACAGTTTCAAGCGGCAGGCCGGCGAGCTTTTCGGCCGCGCCGTGGGCGCTGGCGCGGTCGTGGTAGGCGGTCGCGAAGGCCCTCAGCGGAGCGTAGAAATCGGGCGCCAGCAGCAGCACGAACAGGCCGCCGGCGAGCGTCATCGGACCGCCCCAGGTCCCCGCATCTATCTGTCCGATAAGGGAAAATCCGACATGGATGGCGACGAAGGCGATGCCCAGCGCGCTGAACAGCTCGAGCACGGTGGAGGACAGGAAGGCGATCCTGAGCACCTTCATGGTGGCGACGCGGAAGCGCGTGCCGGCGGCGGCGACATCGTCCTCAGTGCGCCCGAGCGCGCCGAAAAGTCTCAATGTTTCCAGACCCTTGATCCGGTCGAGCAGGAAGCCGCCGAGCCGTTCCAGCTCGCCATGGCGCTCCTCGCTCGCCGTCTTGGCGCGCATCCCGACCAGCGCCATGAACAGCGGAATCATCGGTCCGGTGAGGACAAGGACCAGCGCCGCGACCCAGTTGACGGTTAGGGTGGCCAGCACCAGGGCCGCCGGCACCAGCATCAGGCGGCGCTGGAGCGGCAGAAATCTGCGGATATAGGGGCCGATGGCCTCGACATGATCGGAGACGGCCACGGCGACGGCACCGGCCGGCGGCAAAGGCGTGCCGGGGGATAAGTCGGCAAGACCGGCGACCAACCGCGCGCGCAGGTCGCCCTTGACCCGCTGCGCCGCCTGCTGGGCAAGCCCCGCGGCATGGCGGGCGAGCCCCATCCGGATCAGGGCCAGAACGAAAATCGAAGCCCCAGCAAGGACATAGATCCAGGATTCCTGCGGTTCAGAGCCGACGAGCGCGCCGGCTGCCATCGCCAGCGCCGCCGCCTGGGCGATCCACAACAGGTCCGCCAGCGCCGCGATGGTCCCGGCGCGCCGCAGCACGGCACGCTTCGGTGCCAGCGCCTGCTCCAGAAACGCCTTGCCGCTCGCACTCGACGCGCCCTCCCCGTCGTTGCCCATCCCGTCGCCGTGCGTGCCTTCGGCCTGTGTCATGGTCCGCGTGTTGCTGCCCGTTCCAACGCCCGTCCTGCGCTCCTCTTCGCCCTAACCCGACCGGAGAGGCATTACAACCGGGAAACGGAAGCCGGTTTGCCGCATTCCCTGTCGACCACCGCCTGGAGCGCGTCGCTCGGCGGGATCAGACGTTTTTGCCCCGAAAATTGACCTCACGGAAAAATTTCGGATGCGCGGCCCGGACCGATATGATTTAATATTTATATATCGATCAGTCGTTTTCAGAGTTTTCTTTTTAAAATCTTTGTGCAATTTGCCTCCGCCGCGACTTGGCGGACCCGGGAGGCGCGATTTCCGCCGAGACGGCACCCGCGATCAAACTTGAAAAAGCCGGCCCAGCCGGCTTTTTTTTGAGAATGGCTTCCCCCCTCATTTCCAAGGGTCCGCCGATCGGCAACCGCCGTACCGGCACTTCCGTCAGCACGCCGATGTGAGACGGGAGAGGGCGGCATCGGTCCGAATGGTGTTACGGACGCCAGCAGCACGATCCCTGCCGATTGGCCGGCGGACAGCCAGGCCGGACCGGCTGCCTTTTGGCGCCTCTCGAAGGTCAGGACTGTTTCGACACCCAAGACGACGAAGGGGGCCCAAGGCCCCCTCCGCTTGCGATCTGTGCGACTACGCTCACTTCATCGTCGGGATGACGAATTCGGCGCCGTCCTTGACGCCGGACGGCCAGCGCGCGGTCACCGTCTTGGTGCGGGTGTAGAACTTGAACGCATCCGGCCCGTGCTGATTCAGGTCGCCGAAGCCGGAGCGCTTCCAGCCGCCGAAGGTGTGGTAGGCGAGCGGCACGGGGATCGGAACGTTGATGCCGACCATGCCGATGTTGATCCGGCTGGCGAAATCGCGGGCCGTATCGCCGTCGCGCGTGAAGATCGCGGTGCCGTTGCCGTATTCGTGGCTCATCGGCAGTTCGATGGCTTCCTCGTAGGTCTTGGCGCGCACAACCGACAGCACGGGCCCGAAGATCTCGGTCTTGTAGATCTCCATGTCCCTGGTGACGTGGTCGAACAGGCACCCCCCCATGAAGTAGCCGTTTTCGTAGCCCTGCATCTTGAAGCCGCGGCCGTCGACGACGAGCTTGGCGCCTTCCTCGACGCCCTTGTCGACCAGACCCTTGACGCGGGCAAGGGCTTCCCTGGTGACCAGAGGACCGAAATCGACGTCGTTGCCGGCGGTATAGGGCCCGATCTTAAGCGCCTCGACGCGCGGGGCGAGCTTCTCGATCAGCCTGTCGGCCGTGGCCTCGCCGACCGGGACGGCGACGGAGATCGCCATGCAGCGCTCGCCGGCCGCACCGTAGCCGGCGCCGACCAGGGCGTCGACGGCCTGATCCATGTCGGCATCCGGCATGATGATCATGTGGTTCTTGGCGCCGCCGAAACACTGCACGCGCTTGCCGGCCGCGCAGCCGCGCGAATAGACGTAGTGCGCGATGGCGGTTGAGCCGACGAAGCCGACCGCCTGGATGATGTCGTCATCAAGGATGGCGTCAACCGCGTCCTTGTCGCCGTTGACGACGTTGAGGATACCGGCCGGCGCGCCGGCCTCCAGCATCAGTTCGGCGAGCATGATCGGCACGGAGGGGTCGCGTTCGGAGGGCTTCAGGATGAAGGCGTTGCCGGCCGCGATGGCTGGGCAGAATTTCCACATCGGGATCATGGCCGGGAAATTGAACGGCGTGATGCCGGAGACGACGCCGAGCGGTTGGCGCATGGAATACATGTCGATGCCCGGGCCCGCGCCTTCGGAGAACTCTCCCTTCATCAGATGCGGGGCGCCGATGCAGAACTCGGCCACTTCGAGACCTCGGATGACATCGCCCTTGGCGTCGGGGATGGTCTTGCCGTGCTCGCGCGACAGGGCTTCCGCGAGCTTGTCCATGTCCCGGTGCAGCAGGTCGACGAACTTCATCATGACGCGGGCGCGTTTTTGCGGGTTCTGCGCCGCCCAGGCCGGCTGGGCGGCAGCGGCGTTCTCGACCGCGGCGCGCAGTTCCGCCTTGCTGGCCAGCGCCACCTTGGCCTGGACCTCGCCGGTCGCCGGATTGAAGACGTCGGCGAAGCGGCCCGACGTGCCCTCCACATGCTTGCCGCCAATGAAATGTCCGATGGTGCGCATGTCGTTTCTCCCCTGATCGCCGGCCTTCCAGTCCATTTGTCCGGCTTCGTTGGCTCGGCATCTTTCCTGCCGCTAATTTTTGCGGAAAACAACCGTTCGTTTTCCGTATCCGTTGTGCAAAAATAAACATAACAAACTCATCCACCGGACCACAATGCCATGAATTGGGACGACGTCAGGATGTTTCTCGCGGTCGCCCGAAGCGGCCAGATCCTCGCCGCCAGCCGACGACTCGGGCTCAACCACGCCACGGTGGCCCGGCGGCTGACCGGTCTGGAACGCACCCTCAAGACGAGCCTGCTCGAGCGCAGCACCAGCGGCTGCGTGCTGACGCCGGCCGGCGAGCGCTTCATGACCCATGCCGAACGCATGGAGGCCGAGATGCTGTCGGCCGCGTCCGAACTCACAGATACGGACATCGACGTCTCCGGCACCGTGCGCATCGGCGCGCCGGACGGCTTCGGCGTCGCCTTCCTCGCGCCACGCCTTGGCGACCTCACAGCGCGACATCCGAACCTGACCGTGCAACTGGTGCCCGTGCCGCGGTCCTTCTCCCTGTCGCGCCGGGAGGCCGACATCGCCATAACCGTCGACCGTCCCGAGCACGGCCGGCTGATCGCGCGAAAGCTGGTCGACTATGCGCTCGGGCTCTATGCCTCTGCGGATTATCTGACCCGGCGCGGCACGCCGAAGACCGCGGCCGAACTGCGCGGCCACGATCTGGTCGGCTATGTCGAGGACCTGCTCTACTCGCCGTCGCTGAACTATGGCACCGAAATCGTTCGAGACTGGTCGGCCCGGTTCGAGATCGCCTCGGCGCTGGGCCAGACCGAGGCCGTGCGTGCCGGCGCCGGCATCGGCATCCTGCACGCCTTCATCGCGCGCATGGACGCGTCGCTGGTGCCGGTGCTGCCCGAGATCCGCATCCACCGCGCCTACTGGATGGTGACACACGAAAGCTCGCGCCCGTTGCGCCATGTCTCGGTGGTGCAGGACTACCTGCGCGACTGCCTGACGCGCGAGCGGGCCATGTTCGCCTGACGCCGCGATCATCGTGCCGGCGCATCACGTCTGCCTTGCCCGAGCGTCTCCTGAGACGGGACACAACGAACCCGGAAAGGACCATCCATGACCGAGGTTTCCATCGCGCTCACCGGCAACAACAAGGAAAACGTCCGATACGTCCTTCTGGGCGGCAAGAGATGGGGGCTGAACGGCGAGCCCTACGGCACGGGCCAGGAGGTCGCCGCCGGCGATCGCGACTGGACGGTCGACTTTCCCACGACAGTCGGTTCCGGCACGATCACGGTGCCCGACCAACCCACGGCGGTCATGACCGTCGACGCCGACGACGACAAGGTTACCGTCAGCTTCTGATCGCTCCGCACGGCCAGGTCCGCCCGCCCGTGCTTGAGGGCGGATCCTGCGATCAAGGCCGTCCGGAAATCGTGCACGTCGCACAGGCTGGACAGGCGGTGCGCCGACAGGAACGACGGCCGGCAGGAAACGCACTGTCAGTGGACATTTCGCGGCCCGCAATCCACTGTGATGGACAGCATCTCGTCTCAGGCAAGAGGAGGCTGAGCATGACCTGGACAGGCGCCCCCGATCCGACACCCGGCGATGCGCGCTCCTGCGACGCGATCGAGATGATCGTCATGCCGCGCACCAGCGATCTCGGCGGCTTCGAAGTCCGGCGCGCCCTGCCGTCGGCGAAACGCCGGATGGTCGGGCCCTTCATCTTCTTCGACCAGATCGGGCCGGCCGAACTGCTGGTCGGCGGCGGTGTAGACGTGCGTCCGCACCCGCATATCGGGCTCGCCACGGTGACCTATCTGTTCAAGGGCGAGATCCACCACCGCGACAGCCTCGGTTCGGACCAGCTGATCACGCCGGGGGCGCTGAACTGGATGTCGGCGGGGCGGGGGATCGTCCACTCCGAGCGCGAAAGATCCGAGCGCCGGTCGGCGCCGCGCGACCTGTTCGGCATCCAGAGCTGGGTTGCCCTGCCCGAGCGGCAGGAGGAAAGCGATCCCGGGTTCTGGCATCACGGTACCGCCGACCTGCCGGAGATGTCCGCCGACGGCGCGACCGTGCGCATCATCGCGGGCGACCTGTTCGGGGAGCGATCGCCGGCCACCACCGCGTCCGAGCTGTTCTATGCCGATGTGGCGCTCGCTGCCGGGGCACGGATCCCGCTCGACGCCGCCCACGAGGAACGCGGCCTCTACACCCTGGAGGGCACCGTGGAGATCGCGGACCAGAGCTTCGGACCGGGACAACTGCTGGTCTTTCGCCCCGGCGATCCGGTCACCATTCGTGCGAGCGCGGCCGGGCCGGCCCGGTTCATGCTGCTCGGCGGCGCGCCGATGGACGGCCCCCGCCACATCTGGTGGAACTTCGTCTCGTCGTCGAAGGAGCGGATCGAACAGGCCAAGGAGGACTGGCGGCGCGGCCGCTTCGACATCGTGCCGGGCGACGAGAACGACTTCATTCCGCTGCCGGAGCGCTGATGACCCGGAAGGCGGCCGGGGCGCCGGTCAGCGACGCGCGGGCTTGCGTCCGTCGTTGTGTTCGAAACCTCGCGCCGGCCGGATCAGGTCCGGTTCGCCGAAGTCGACAATGACGTTGATGCGCCTGTTCGCGGATGGGTCACCGGTCAGGTTCGGATCTTCCGGCGCAACGCTCAGACGCACGCCGCGGTCGGTCATTTCCAGCCGTTGCGGCGTGGCGATGGCGTCGAGAAAACGCCCCGGAATGGCCCAGGCATAGCGCCGCGACAGGGCCTGCAGCACGTCGACCATCATCTTCCGCCCGGTGCCGAAGGTGTCGATGTTCGCCCCGTTCAGTTTCAGGCGTAGATGATCGGCCGTCGCTTCGTCTCGACCGCGTAGCAGGAAGAACATGGTCGTCGGGCCACCGTCGACCGTCGACGGTCCGATCTCGACCAGCTCGGAACTGCATTGCCAGTGGCCGACGTGATAGGGGTCCGGGTGCCAGCCCTTGTTCGGTAACCCGAGGATGGCCAATTCCACGCACAAATCGTGCGGCGAGCCGGAAAACGACAGCTTGAGGATCGCTGGAACTTCCGGCGCCGGAGCCGTAAGGCGGGCCTTCAGCTGTTCCGGCAAGGCGGCAAGCGGATCGGGCGGCGGAGGCGGCGGAGCGTCCGCAGGCGGCGACGCCAGACCGAAGCGCCAATCCGTCATCGAGCCTGCGAGCAGGCCGGCCACAACCATCAGGAACGCCAACGGCAGGCCGATCAGCAACGCCGCACGGACGTCGCGGCGGTGCCGAGCAGGCTTGACCGCGCTGTCATTGATGCCCTGCAAGGCCGGTTCCGCGACCGCCTCGTCGCCCCAGATCCTGCGCCGCGTCTGCGCCCGGCGAGCCGCAGAGACCGGATTCGGGCGTGACATACGCGGCCTACCGCGGTGATCCTTCATGACCTCACGGCCCGCCTGCTTCTGTTGCGCCGGGACCGACGCCGGCGGCACTATTGAGCATTGCCGCGATGCTGGCAAGAATGAGGCGCGGACGAGGCCCATTTCCCCTTCCCTTCCCTCCGCGAGCGGATAAACTCCTTGCGGTTCAAGGTGCTGAGCGGGACGGACCGGATGCTGGAGGCGCTGCACGCCCGAATTGACGACAAGCGCGCCGACCTGGTCGCCCTGACCCAGAACCTGGTCCGCATCCCGACCGTCAATCCGCCGGGCGAGGCCTATACCCCCTGCGCCCAGCTGATCGGCGAGCGGCTGCGCCGGCGCGGCTTCGAGATCGCCTATATCCGCGGCGAGAACGCGCCGGGCGACAGCGACCGGCATCCGCGCACCAACGTCGTCGCCCGCCATGCCGGATCCAGGCCCGGACCCTGCGTCCATTTCAATTCGCATATCGACGTGGTCGAGGCGGGACACGGCTGGACGGTCGACCCGTTTGCCGGCGTCGTCAGAGACGGCAAGGTCTACGGTCGCGGCACCTGCGACATGAAGGGCGGCCTCGCCGCGTCGATCATCGCGGTCGAGGCACTGCTCGAACTCTGGCCCGATCATGTTGGAACGCTTGAGATTTCCGGCACGGTCGACGAGGAGTCCGGCGGCCTCGGCGGGGTCGCGCACCTGGCCCGTCTCGGCCTGTTCTCCCGGCCGCGGGTCGATCACGTCATCATTCCCGAGCCGCTCAACAAGGACCGGATCTGCCTCGGTCACCGGGG from Polymorphum gilvum SL003B-26A1 carries:
- the cydD gene encoding thiol reductant ABC exporter subunit CydD, with product MTQAEGTHGDGMGNDGEGASSASGKAFLEQALAPKRAVLRRAGTIAALADLLWIAQAAALAMAAGALVGSEPQESWIYVLAGASIFVLALIRMGLARHAAGLAQQAAQRVKGDLRARLVAGLADLSPGTPLPPAGAVAVAVSDHVEAIGPYIRRFLPLQRRLMLVPAALVLATLTVNWVAALVLVLTGPMIPLFMALVGMRAKTASEERHGELERLGGFLLDRIKGLETLRLFGALGRTEDDVAAAGTRFRVATMKVLRIAFLSSTVLELFSALGIAFVAIHVGFSLIGQIDAGTWGGPMTLAGGLFVLLLAPDFYAPLRAFATAYHDRASAHGAAEKLAGLPLETVRKLSDMTPETSRPVVTIRRDRPGPAAIGFEAVTLRLGGAAILDRVSFAVAPGERVLLEGRSGAGKTTLLDCLLGLHRPEAGRVTVDGEDLAGLDLARWRADLAWLSQEPRLFYGSLRANLLRARPDAGAAELAAALDLAGARALVEQLPRGLDTRIGEDGFGLSVGEARRIALARAALRTEARLMIADEPTAGLDADTAERVIAGLDALSRDRTVIIASHDPVLLARPGRLLRVGGGAVEEGRS
- a CDS encoding CoA-acylating methylmalonate-semialdehyde dehydrogenase, yielding MRTIGHFIGGKHVEGTSGRFADVFNPATGEVQAKVALASKAELRAAVENAAAAQPAWAAQNPQKRARVMMKFVDLLHRDMDKLAEALSREHGKTIPDAKGDVIRGLEVAEFCIGAPHLMKGEFSEGAGPGIDMYSMRQPLGVVSGITPFNFPAMIPMWKFCPAIAAGNAFILKPSERDPSVPIMLAELMLEAGAPAGILNVVNGDKDAVDAILDDDIIQAVGFVGSTAIAHYVYSRGCAAGKRVQCFGGAKNHMIIMPDADMDQAVDALVGAGYGAAGERCMAISVAVPVGEATADRLIEKLAPRVEALKIGPYTAGNDVDFGPLVTREALARVKGLVDKGVEEGAKLVVDGRGFKMQGYENGYFMGGCLFDHVTRDMEIYKTEIFGPVLSVVRAKTYEEAIELPMSHEYGNGTAIFTRDGDTARDFASRINIGMVGINVPIPVPLAYHTFGGWKRSGFGDLNQHGPDAFKFYTRTKTVTARWPSGVKDGAEFVIPTMK
- a CDS encoding LysR family transcriptional regulator; the protein is MNWDDVRMFLAVARSGQILAASRRLGLNHATVARRLTGLERTLKTSLLERSTSGCVLTPAGERFMTHAERMEAEMLSAASELTDTDIDVSGTVRIGAPDGFGVAFLAPRLGDLTARHPNLTVQLVPVPRSFSLSRREADIAITVDRPEHGRLIARKLVDYALGLYASADYLTRRGTPKTAAELRGHDLVGYVEDLLYSPSLNYGTEIVRDWSARFEIASALGQTEAVRAGAGIGILHAFIARMDASLVPVLPEIRIHRAYWMVTHESSRPLRHVSVVQDYLRDCLTRERAMFA
- a CDS encoding pirin family protein; amino-acid sequence: MTWTGAPDPTPGDARSCDAIEMIVMPRTSDLGGFEVRRALPSAKRRMVGPFIFFDQIGPAELLVGGGVDVRPHPHIGLATVTYLFKGEIHHRDSLGSDQLITPGALNWMSAGRGIVHSERERSERRSAPRDLFGIQSWVALPERQEESDPGFWHHGTADLPEMSADGATVRIIAGDLFGERSPATTASELFYADVALAAGARIPLDAAHEERGLYTLEGTVEIADQSFGPGQLLVFRPGDPVTIRASAAGPARFMLLGGAPMDGPRHIWWNFVSSSKERIEQAKEDWRRGRFDIVPGDENDFIPLPER
- a CDS encoding DUF6030 family protein; its protein translation is MGLVRASFLPASRQCSIVPPASVPAQQKQAGREVMKDHRGRPRMSRPNPVSAARRAQTRRRIWGDEAVAEPALQGINDSAVKPARHRRDVRAALLIGLPLAFLMVVAGLLAGSMTDWRFGLASPPADAPPPPPPDPLAALPEQLKARLTAPAPEVPAILKLSFSGSPHDLCVELAILGLPNKGWHPDPYHVGHWQCSSELVEIGPSTVDGGPTTMFFLLRGRDEATADHLRLKLNGANIDTFGTGRKMMVDVLQALSRRYAWAIPGRFLDAIATPQRLEMTDRGVRLSVAPEDPNLTGDPSANRRINVIVDFGEPDLIRPARGFEHNDGRKPARR